CACCTAACAGAAAATATTTAAGAGCGGCTTCTTGAGATTTGGGGTCTCTTCTTATAAAACCTGTAAGAACATATAGGGAAAGAGACATGAGCTCCAATCCAAGATAGATACTGATTAAATCGGCACCGGCAGACATAATGATCATGCCCAGAGTGGTGAGAATAATCAAACCATAGTATTCTCCCATATTTATCTCTTCAACTTTTAGATATCTTAGAGATATAAGAATTGTCAGTATGGTAACAACCAAAAGGAGAATTTTAAAGAATACTGAAAAATTATCAACTGCATACATCCCGCTGAAGATAATTTCATCCTTGCCCCATAAACCAAGACTGTAAAAGATAGCAATGATAAGACCCGCGAGTCCAAGCCAACCTAAAAAAGCCTTATTCTCTTTTGAAACAAATGGGTCGACTACAAATATGAGACAGCCCAAAAATGTCAGAATGATCTCTGGCATCAACAGATTCAAGTTTGGCAGCTGAGGCAGAATAACTTCCATAATCTTCTCCTTAAAATCCAGCTAAATCATATATCTTAAATGTAAAGAATTTTCATATTAACTTATACAAAGGACAATTTAAAATTACAGTCCTTTTGTATGGCTCTTTGCACGCAAGCTTTTTATGTCTGGTAAGATAATATTTTTC
This genomic interval from Nitrospinota bacterium contains the following:
- a CDS encoding proton-conducting transporter membrane subunit, whose translation is MEVILPQLPNLNLLMPEIILTFLGCLIFVVDPFVSKENKAFLGWLGLAGLIIAIFYSLGLWGKDEIIFSGMYAVDNFSVFFKILLLVVTILTILISLRYLKVEEINMGEYYGLIILTTLGMIIMSAGADLISIYLGLELMSLSLYVLTGFIRRDPKSQEAALKYFLLG